tatagagataataataataataatatttgagACAAAAACAAATACGTAATGGTGAAAGTGCAACCGGATGGTGACTTACATGAACATCAAAACAATATTGCTCCAATGAAATGAGTTTTCATCAAGGGACAAAAAAATAGTACATATTTATATTGTTGCTTATCATTTTAGTTTCTAATGCTACACTAAATTTAACTcttcacttagtaaaataaGATCATATATAAATCAATCTTTGACGGTtcattgtaattcaacattacCACATGTTAATGACCATATAACCTAACGATATATATTTCGCAAGGTGGTTGATACCATACTGGTATCGGTCGGTATGTACCATACCGGTATCGAAACGCTAACGTTTCGTATCAGtttaaataccggccgtaccagCCATGTATTGACCATACCAATTGATTTTGGACAATATCGGCTGGTACCAGGCGTACCAGCcagtacatgaaaaaaaaaagctttatttatttattttagttttgtaattttttaatttttgtaaggacataatggtaacttacttacataacttattaatattattttttttcttagtataCAATGAATAATTAagctttcaatttttatattatgtttttctttttcttttaattaatgataaagtctaaaatcatgaataatttgttctgaattaaggtaatattttatggtaaacttttatatttattataatgcacatacatacatacatacatacatacatacatacatatatatatataacggtAAACTTGAAACGgtataccggtattgaccggtaccgaaatatatcgttaCACTGATCAAACTGATACAACCTTTGGTACGAGATTGACTCCTTTGATATttagtctctgatggttgaataagtgATTTAAAGagaaatcttttattttatttttcttaaatggaTATTCTACATATGAAGAGAGTTGTGAATGGATTTATTGTTGTATTCATAGAAACATCAACGAAAGAGGGTTATTTATACAAATATTTAGGGAGAAGTGTTATTTCAATCTCAAAGGAGAATGACCACCGCACACTTTTGGTGCGTTGGTCAGGGTGTGcagtggtcactccataagtataagtgcttgtggagtgtgggagCAAGAGCcgagattcaagtctctaggaagaaattttacacacatatacacttagattaggctacaGCAGAAattctttcttataaaaaaaaatctcaaaggaGAATGaggtaattttctttaaaaaaaaaaagaaataactcACGTTGCAAAAGTTTAGCATGtgtgtaatattttatatatttttgactCAACAGTAGTTTAGACTTTAGATAGTTACTACAAGTGGATTactataatttatatttatattaccTATCCTCCCAAGAAGTAATattctttttcaactttttctttgGGGCCATCTAAACTAAAAAGATTGACCTGTACAGGGTATTATTAATGTGTGTGTCCCACTCAAGTGGTTTTAAATTATAGGGTTTCATTTAAAATCACacataaaatataaagtttaaaaagtaattttcccaagtattttcaATCTGAATAGGGAAAGAGAATTTGAGATTCCCTTTTACTCctatttgtttcaataaataaatagccttttagtttatattttacTTAGGCTGCCTCATTTGAAgagtaataaaaagaaatgaattgaAACAAAAGGCTTGttaattattgttaaaaaaaatgaaagcctTGTATATTAActttaactttattttctttttcctttccttgaaATTTCAGAGTTTACGAACTCAAACATATAGATTAGGATATATCTCACTATCAATTATCAACCCTatcatattcaaaaaaaataaataaataaataatcaacaCTACCAATTAAAAACACTAATTAatttccacccaaaaaaaaaaaaatttgaagctcAAGTTATGTGGCTATCCTTTTCCATGATTTTTGTTTAGGCGGCCAAATGAAGCAAGACCTTGTTGACCGTGATTCTTAATAGTGGTGGACacgtttgtttttgtcattatcTCACTGCCAATGTCATTGCCTAACAAGCACAAAGAGTACCATAGCTTTCGGCTATAAAAAAAGATGTCTGCGACCTTTCTATCTGGGACCATAATATTCCCACGCTagacttagaaaaaaaaaaacaggggaTGGAAACAGTCAATAaagtgaaattttaatttaaggtaAACATGAAATATTCATTGAAATAAGAAATCTAGAAACAAGTTACTAAAGGAGGAAATGAAGTCCTTCTTGATCATCCTATGAAGTGAGGAAAATTTTTGGTAAAGAAGAGATGGGGCTCATTTCCAAGCAAAAGAGTCCAACTAGCTACATTATAGGCAACAAAACTAGCTTCCCTAAAAATATGGTTTACAAACCACTCAAATAGTTCCATCTAGATTGATGGAAAGTAGAGTAACGACCCAAAATTAGCCAGTGGCAAAATCGTGATTATAGTCTCTCCTTCGCAGATTCCATGCTTATATGGCTTTCCTAATGCTAGCCTAGTTGCTTTAGCTTCtgctttcaaatttcaaaaggcCTTGATCTTCAATACATGTTTTCTCCTCACTAATTGCTACATCAAAATTCATTTTCACAAATGGGGCGAGGGAGGGTCTCAACTCTCAAACTAATTGTACATATACTAATGATGAAAATGAAttaaacattaaaattaaaacaaacaggCTATAACTATTAAATAAACTATTTTCTTTATACTCTTATGGAAGTGAGATAATGTCTATAGgcatgaagattttttttttctttctattttcactaaataaattttcttttgaagacTTAATTTCTACATGTGATTAAGTAGATATGCTTcgtttgtataatttaaaaatgacTATTTCAAAGGGTGCATATAATGAGTGCTctatctctcttcctttttctcctTGGTTTGTCCTCATGGTCTCCTCCATACCAATCTCCCCAATTAGAATTCATTCTACATGGTTCTAATTAATTTTGGTCATAAAAATGATGAACTATGTGTAAAAATGTCATACTCATAACACGAGGACATTGCTGAAAGACTTTTCTTCATGAAGATATCACAAAGATATATGTAAAAAAGATGAACTATGTGTAAAATGTCATACTCACAACACGAGGCATTGCTAAAATAGGCACTTTATGAAGATATCACAAAGATATTTTTCATGTACGCGGAGTTGTGTTAGAACATTTGTAACTAGTGTTTTGGTCCTTTCGGaatttaaagataaaagaaacTTTGATCTTTATAAACATTTTAATGACCTCAATAAAAAATCTTGTCTCTACCAAACACCttgaaatttctaaaaacaTTTGTGAAATGTGAATTTGAGTCTTGGACgtctctattaaaaaaaaaaaaaatacaatacagTAATGGAAGCTATCAATAAgttaaggaaacaaaaatgtGAACCatcatttttcatataaaattggCACATTAACATTTCAAGCTTGATGACATGTTCAAAAAATACAACACGATAATGAAAGCTATCAATAAgttaaggaaacaaaaatgtaaaccatctttttttcatataaaattggTATGATTAACATCTCGAGGTGACTTTCACACCAATTGAGCTCACCAATGTTTTATTCTATAAATCTCTACgtcaacatttattttatgattaCGTATAATCACATATTCACATATCATggttcttattattttttcaactaAGATTTGAAAATGTAGTAAACAAAAACCTCAATCATAAAAGAAAGTAGTTTTGAGTCTAAAATgtcaaatcaaacaaagatcATCACATATGGTTAAAAATTATCATTGCTTCATTGAACGTGTTTTATGACTTCACTTTGGCTTCTTGTTTTATACtattcatttataaattaaagtGAGAAACCTTAGTGATCACGTAACAGCATGTGGCACAGCCTTGAGCTTCTCAAACCCGCAACAGCCGGTCGAATTTTCTATCCCCACATTCTCAGCACCTAGTATATGACCGGATATCATGGGTTTCCCGCGAAATTTTGCCGGTTTGTTTAACGAACTCAATCACAAATCACTCCTATTTTCACGTACCCTCAAAAATATTTGCCCACTCTTTCGGGGAATTCACTCACTTACCGACACTTGCTTCTCCACAAAATCCAAAgccacttaatatttttatttttcaaatttttttaatgaataccCATTTGCTTGAATAAGCTTCATCGTCACCATAACactcatatatttttaaacttcttaaaaaaaaaaaaataaaattaagaatacACTCAACACAGCATCAAATTGTTAATTTATAGTATTATTTGAGAGACTTGAAATTTTAGTTTGCAGTAGTTGGCggtattttcatatttaaaacatgttttgctCCAACAACATGTGGCCACATGACATGCAACTTTTAGGTACAACTTAATTgtcttgttttgtttatatttttgctacaacttttttatttttttggtgggtaAAGACTTTAATGGTCAATGAAAGATCTTGTGAGTTATCCTGTAGTTTTTTTCGGATAGTTATAATATTATCTTtgatgggattttttttaaatttaaaatactgATTGAGATCTGGttggtttatactttatatgGTAGTAATATGTTGGCCTGCACCATTTATATTAGTCTAATGAAGCATTAGCTTTGTTATTGTAGATTGAGTTGAAAATGGAAGCTTTTTATTGCAGAGATTGAAGTGGCACAACATTCAAAAATAGTGACAAGAATATATTTGCTGAAGTTCTTCAATATTCAAGATGGAATAGGatttataaaaagttttgaCAGTGTGAAAGAGATTGTTTAGagggaaataaagaaaaatgttagtTGAGAAGGTGGTTAATGCTGTTGGGAAGAGAAATGTATTGGTTGGTATCCGTATTGACAGCCAGAGCAGAGAGCTGCTCAGCTGGGCTATTGTGAAAGTTGCTGAGCCTGGAGATTGTGTGGTTGCAGTTCATGTTTGTAGAAGTTCTGGTAATGCATGGAATTTGAAGTTTTATGTGTGTTTATAGCAATATGATATGATTTTCATGTGCTTCTTAATTCATATTTGTTACTTCTTTTGGCTCTAACACTATTCATTTCAATACAGACCGGGCTTCAAAAAACAAGAACTTGTTGGATGGTTATTTAGAAGTTTATGAGGAGCTATGTAATGCAAATAAGGTTAGTAATGCTTTATCAATTTTCACTTTCTGTTCATTCATTGAGATATACATGTGGCTCACCGTGACTAGCCTGAAGAGGATTCATAGCTGCTCCTAAAATTTTGTGACTAAGTTTTGGTTCTTCTTGTTGTTCATTCATTGGAATATTAAGGATTGATTATCATTTGGGATACTTGGTTTCAGGTTGATCTCAGTGGTCAAATCTTGACAGGAAGTTCAGCCCGAAGGGTTTTGGTGAGAGAGGCGAAGAGCTGTGCTGCTGTGGCTGTAGTTGTAGGGATAAGCAAGCACAGTGCTCTTGGGTAAGAGGGAGAGATAGGACTATAACTTTTGGATTGATTTTAGATTGTGTGAATCTTTTTTGATTACTCTAAACAGATTAGATTTTCAGGGGTTGGGCTTCCACTGCCAAATATTGTAGCAGGAGGCTGCCTTCAACAACCGATGTTTTGGCTATCCACAATGGGAAAATTGTGTTCAGAAGGTTCACCAATAATCAACTACCAGGTTTGGTATTTCTGTCCTGCTTAAAGTTCCATCTTTTAGATTATTGAGACACATAAGAGAGACATATAACAAGTTTGCTTTCAATTATGTCAGGTCTTATACTTAATGGGGATCCAAAGCCAAGTTTTAGTCTAATAAAAGTTCCGACTTTAGAAGATTACAAATCTGAATTTGGTGACTCAGAGGCAGAAACTGCATCAACCATTTCTGAGGTGGTACAAAACTCCAGAGATGGAGTTTTCAACTTTGCCTGTGACAGCAAAAGACTTTCTTTGAGATCAAATTCTCGATATGCAAGAGACCCTTTGGATTATAGGCCCGGTTGGCCATTACTTCGTAAAGCTAGTTCATCTATTCCACAAGCACCACTTGCTAGGAACATATCTGTGGTGCAATGGGTAATGACCTTACCAGATCGTTCCCCACAGCTAAGTCCTCAATGTTCAACTATTAAGGAAACCCCATTTGAAAGTGATATCAGTGTTAGTTTGGATGAGAATCCTAAGAATTGTTTGTCTGCATACGGTGAGCTACCGAAAGGTTGCAAATGGTTCAGTCATGAGGTTCTGAAAATGTCAACTTCTCAGTTTTCCTCAGGTGAGTAACTTTTATCCTGAGATTATTCTTGAAATCGTATTTATTCTTATTCTCTGACTAAATTTTTGCTTTTGTAACAGAAAATTTGATCAGCAAAGGAGGATGTAACCGTGTATATAAGGGGATTCTTCCAGAGGGCAAGGCAGTGGCAGTAAAGATTGTGAAATCAACCAAAGAAGCATGGAAGGATTTTGCCTATGAAGTGAACATCATCTCCTCACTGAAACATAAACACATCACACCCTTGATCGGTGTCTGCATCGAAGATAATGCTTTAATCTCAGTTTATGATTTCTTGTCTGAAGGAAGCTTAGAGGAAAACTTACACGGTAATGCTCAATAAGATTTATCATTTATgccttctaaattttttttttctttcacttgcTAAAGATTCACCATACTAATATGAGTTAATATGTGATATAGGTAAAAACAAAGATAAGTCTGTATTATCATGGCATGTGAGGTTTAATATAGCAGTTGGGATTGCTGAAGCTCTTAATTACCTACATAATGAATGTTCTCAGCCTGTTATTCATAGAGATGTCAAGTCTTCAAATATTCTTCTCTCCATTGGATTTGAACCACAGGTATTACTCTAGCTTTACCTTTTCTAGGTACAACCGTACTTTTACCCAGTTAATTTTTAAGCCAAATAAACcaatgaaaataatttatacCAGACCAGCACTGACACGTGTGGTAATTAGAAATAATAAATCGTCACAAAAGAATGATATGATTAATTGTTGTTGCTGTGTGACAGTTATCTGATTTTGGACTTTCGATGTGGGGACCAACAAATTCAACATTTGTGACTCAGAGCGATGTAGTAGGAACATTTGGTTATATTGCTCCTGAATATTTCATGTATGGGAAAGTAAGTGACAAGATTGATGTTTATGCCTTTGGTGTGGTGCTTCTTGAATTGTTATCAGGAAGAGAACCAATTGGCTTAGAAAATCCCAAAGGACAAGAGAGCTTGGTCATTTGGGTAAGAGCCTCCTCCATAAATAGAATTTTGCATGTGCTAATTATGTGAGTGTTATGCTTGTGAATAACATTTAATATGATGATTTCAGGCAAAGCCAAAGATAGAGAGTGGAGATATAAAAAGTATGTTGGATCCAAAATTGGAtggaaaatatgatgagactcAGGTTCAGAGAATGGTTCTTGCAGCAACCCTCTGCACCACAAGGGCAGCTCGGCTTCGCCCTAAAATGAGCCAGGTAATTATATTGCAATACTGAAGTTGTCATACCATAGATGTCGTGTATATACTATATTCTAAGGACAAGTTTTCTTTAATATTAGAGTGAGAGCTAATTGAACTTTTAACTTCCTTACTTTCCAGATACTGAAGCTGCTAAAAGGGGATATATATGTTGAAGAATGGTTGAACTCCCAAAATGGTAATCTAAAGGATTCAGAAAACCAGGACAACAATGATGATGAGGTTTATCCAAATTCTAGTCCAGAGTTACATTTGAGTCTTGCATTGCTTGATGTTGAAGATGATAACACATCTGATAGTAGTGCTGAGCGCAGCAATATTAGGTCTTTGGAAGAATACTTGAAAGGACGATGCAGCAGATCTTCCAGCTTTGACTAGCTTTAGTTATAGTCTCCCAAATAGTTTCACctttatcaaacacaaattTGCTTCATACTTTTGACTTTTTCAGATGTGTAGTTTGTAATTGTACAGTTGAGGAAAAGAATGTTGGCACCCTACAGTGAGGTGTTGTAAATTGTAAAAATCCCATTTAATCGTTCTTTTGCAACAATTCCATGCTGCAAAATGTTCAGACAACATTCTGGACCTTGTGATGCTTAATAGCCAACTACATCTTGTTGAAGAAGGGCGAACTTACTTCTGTGCAAGTTTGATTAGATACAAATGGTTACAAACCTATAGTAACTATAAATGGCACCAACATATGTAAGTAAATAAGGCTTTGAGTATTTGCTTTAATGGTAACCAGAATTGGCAGTACAAAGATGCTACAAAATTGATATATGTCGGCAAAGCCAACAAAGGGATGATTGAGATTTCTTCCTTAATTTGCGGTAAATAAACTCAGATGCAAACTGCAAAGATATAAATTGCAATGGCAAAAGACAAATAACAgcaataataaattcaaatccAAAGTTAAAGAGATTTCAGGACAATGAACCACATTGTATTTTTTCTGGTTTTATGAATTCAAGTACAAGACTGGACTAAGATTTAATAAAGGTTACTCCCGCAAAATTAGCTGACCAACAGGGTAGCTGTCTCTGTGGAGGTTTTTGGTGAATTACCTGAGATCACATAAACAATGGCTCAAGTTAGCCAGTCTACACACAGAAATTGTATCCTTGACAGTGTGATGGGGAGCTCTACCATACCATGTCCATGAAATCAAATTCTGCTTCAGCATCTGTTTCCAGTTCCACAATCATGTTTCTTGTACTTGCAAGGCAATAATCAACCAGCTTAAATGGCCATAATTCTGCCATTAGAATACTGTCCTCATCAATGTTGCAAGTGTAACCATAAATCAACATCCCCGCTTCATCCCTAATTATGCTAGCAGCACCTGGAGGTTAATTTGAGCACTATGTAGTCACCTTGAAAAAAATGCAACtacaaaaaatcacattagaGAACACAAATGCAGGTAAGCCTGTTCTCAGTTTGATCACTTGAAAGACTGGTAGAAAGATTTCAAACCCGACCACagacaacaaaattttcatataactCGTAGTCCGATATAATGCTTCcatttacattttcaaaacagtaCTGTATATGGCAAAGCATATATGTCAACCTCAGGCAAATAGTGAGCATGAGGGTATAGGATGCAACTTCCATGACAGAAGTCATAACTGCAAGTGTTAGTTTTTTGAATCATGTCATTTCTGGGCTGCCCTCTCTGAAAGAGCCACTCTTGATCATCAAACTTAGAGTGCTCATTCTGTAAAGGAGGGGGAACCCAATTCACAATTATGACTCTATATTGTGTTTCCATCTGCAGTGACCAACTTTCAGACAAGCTCAATGCTGGAGCTGTTTCAGCCTTCTCATCAGAGACAACCTCAGTTGAAAAAGGGGAAAGGCACATCTCTCTGGTAGTTCGAGAAGCCATTTCCTGGGCAGTTGTGGGTAAACCAGATGTAGAACAAAATTTATCTTTGCTGAGTCTAGGATCCATTTCAAACTCCTGTTGGACAAGTGTATCCGTACATGTGGGAGTAGAACAAGCTGGTTTGCTGGACAATACAGCTTGATCCTCATGCTTTTGCTTTTGAAAGTTAAAATGACTTTCTGTAGTAAAAACATGGTGACAAATATAAGTATCTGAGAAAATGTGACAAACCTAAGAAGCAAATTGACTTCCTAAGAAAGGACTAATGTATACAGACATACCATGGTTATGGCTGGCATTGGGAGAACATTTGACCCTTTTCCTCTTAATGTTATTGCTATTGTCAGAGGAATCATAGATGAACTCAGAAATCGTGGGCTGTTCAAGCTCTTCAGTAAGACTGCTAGTCTCCAATCCTTGTGCTTCATATTTCCTTCCCTTTTCATTGTCACCCTTTTCCCAACTTCTCTTTTTACTGCCGTCTTTGTTCCTATTTTGCTGATTCTGCATTTCCTGCCCAACCTCACCATCTTCCCTTCTTCTCTTCtcctctttcttcctcctcctcttctccctcttcctccttctcttctccttctttctcctcctcttctctttcttcctttccttcTCAGCCTCTACCCTTTCTCTGTTGAGCTTcagagtagaaaagaaaaataatcattttgGGATAAGCTAAACAAGTAGTCAAGAAAAAAAGCAGTATCATGCTAATTCATTGATTCCCATAATTTAGTGACTCCAATGACATGTATTGGCAATAGTTTCATAAATATTCCTTAATTTAAAAACAACAACATATGCTTCCTTTTCTGAACATGCATTCCCTCTTAAACAATATTCATTATTCAGTTTTCTCCCTGTCACCTCTGAACGATATTTCTGCAATCAACTAAATAGTTTCCAAAAAATCCTTAAGCATAACAGTCTCCTGATTTAGGACTAGTTACTATTACTTCAAATTCAAGAACATCAACTGTACAACTTTCTGCCATTATTCATGCTATAAatgaaaaatctttaaaagCATAGAGATCATggtaatatttaaatttgagaaGTCCGATTGACTAAACTAAAACAAAGATGTAATTTATCTCATGTTGAAGGTTACAAGAAACTGCATGGTGTTTTAGAGGAAATATGACCCTATAGAGGGCAAAATTTTCATGTGAAGGGGGGAGCACATTCCGAGATCATTCAGAATCTAATTTGGGCATAACCTTAGTAAATATATTCCCTCTTTGATAAAATGCAACAATTGCTCCCTCAACTACCAAGAAATGCAGCACACAGTTACATTTGGGCCCAAACAACCAAACTCAAATCACAAGACAGAAAACCATATGCATTATCCCCGCATAGAATCCCATCAAACCATTTATAGAACAAAACATGAGCCTCTTTCCTTCTCCATATTAACACATTGTCACATGATCACAATTCATTAATATAACTTAGAACTATCTTCAATCACAAATAACACCAAATCAAACATCAagcaagaacaaaaaaaaaaggtactatTATTCatgggctcctctacttcacgCACtcttattcattaaaaaaaagggtactATTTCACCATATACACATGCCATGAAAGATAATTAACTCCCCATTTAGCTCAAGATATGAAGTGACAATATAGCAGTAGTAACAGAATATAAATtgctcaaacaaacaaaccttaATCAGTTCCATAAGAGCCTCGCCACTCTCACCGTTCCACACATACCCTGGTGGAGGAAAGGGTATGCACCGAGACATTGGTCTTAAAACTCGAAGAATAAAACAAACCCCCCTTCAAGCTCTTAGTTTTCAAAgactacaaaacaaaaaactgttATGTTCACAACCCAAAAATGTCCAAACACTACGTTTTTCAacagaaacaacaacaaaaaaccaagTCTCTTTGCCCCCTCTTCTCTGGGTGTGATATTTTTGTCTCCAAAGTTCACCAAGTTTTTGTCTTTTCTCGTTTTCAAATTCTGGGTTGCCTTTGTTTTCAACTATGGCAG
This portion of the Castanea sativa cultivar Marrone di Chiusa Pesio chromosome 7, ASM4071231v1 genome encodes:
- the LOC142644618 gene encoding protein kinase STUNTED, with protein sequence MLVEKVVNAVGKRNVLVGIRIDSQSRELLSWAIVKVAEPGDCVVAVHVCRSSDRASKNKNLLDGYLEVYEELCNANKVDLSGQILTGSSARRVLVREAKSCAAVAVVVGISKHSALGGWASTAKYCSRRLPSTTDVLAIHNGKIVFRRFTNNQLPGLILNGDPKPSFSLIKVPTLEDYKSEFGDSEAETASTISEVVQNSRDGVFNFACDSKRLSLRSNSRYARDPLDYRPGWPLLRKASSSIPQAPLARNISVVQWVMTLPDRSPQLSPQCSTIKETPFESDISVSLDENPKNCLSAYGELPKGCKWFSHEVLKMSTSQFSSENLISKGGCNRVYKGILPEGKAVAVKIVKSTKEAWKDFAYEVNIISSLKHKHITPLIGVCIEDNALISVYDFLSEGSLEENLHGKNKDKSVLSWHVRFNIAVGIAEALNYLHNECSQPVIHRDVKSSNILLSIGFEPQLSDFGLSMWGPTNSTFVTQSDVVGTFGYIAPEYFMYGKVSDKIDVYAFGVVLLELLSGREPIGLENPKGQESLVIWAKPKIESGDIKSMLDPKLDGKYDETQVQRMVLAATLCTTRAARLRPKMSQILKLLKGDIYVEEWLNSQNGNLKDSENQDNNDDEVYPNSSPELHLSLALLDVEDDNTSDSSAERSNIRSLEEYLKGRCSRSSSFD
- the LOC142644619 gene encoding uncharacterized protein LOC142644619; translated protein: MSRCIPFPPPGYVWNGESGEALMELIKLNRERVEAEKERKKEKRRRKKEKRRRKREKRRRKKEEKRRREDGEVGQEMQNQQNRNKDGSKKRSWEKGDNEKGRKYEAQGLETSSLTEELEQPTISEFIYDSSDNSNNIKRKRVKCSPNASHNHESHFNFQKQKHEDQAVLSSKPACSTPTCTDTLVQQEFEMDPRLSKDKFCSTSGLPTTAQEMASRTTREMCLSPFSTEVVSDEKAETAPALSLSESWSLQMETQYRVIIVNWVPPPLQNEHSKFDDQEWLFQRGQPRNDMIQKTNTCSYDFCHGSCILYPHAHYLPEVDIYALPYTVLF